GCATATAGACATCAGAAGGCGGTTCCTGACAAGGATGCCCTGACCTTTTTCATCTCACTGATGTAGAATTACTGTGTCTGTCCCTGGTCATCTTGAAGGAGATGGACCACCCCTTCCCCGCCTCAACTCCAGTGTCACGTGCATCTTCCTCAGTGATTTTGCTGTGCTGTGTTCATAATGATTGTCCAGTTGATACCAAATCTTGAAGAAAATTTCCAAAAGAATATTTACCTGGTCAATTGTCAATTGCCCTTTTCCAGGAATCTGGAACTTGAATGGTGTTTCTATAAGGGGCTCGTTGGATCTCATGTTTTACAGGACCCCCAGTCTCTGGATATAGATCCTCAGTGTCCACTCCTTAGGAAGAGTAGGTGTAGTAGGTTATATTCCTCCCCCACTCTCTCTAAAAGAGTgctaaaatatatattccatcCCACATTGTTTTTCTATGATGTAACTTCCAAGACTGCTACTGCTGCGTGTGTGTTCTAGTCCCTTTACTTTGGGTAGGGTTGTGACTACAGCTGATGTTTTACTCTCTGGAATAATGGTAGTATACAATTCTCCTGACTGTATGGGAATCTTCACTGTGGAAAGTTATCTACCATGCTGTGAGCAAGCCCAAGCGGCTACCTGGAGAGGCCGTTTGAATATATTCTAGGTAACAGCCCCAAGCAAGGAACCTCAGACACCAGCCAGGATCATCTGCTGGACTGGAAGTAGAATGTTTCCATTATTTAATCAGtgatcatgaaaatgaccatctGGTGGCTAGACAGACTCAATGGACTCACTATAAACAGGGTTTTCATCAGaactgggttttgtttgttttgttttttgctttgatttaatttagttagtttgtttattttattttattttatttttttacctgatACTAATATGTTTCCAATGTAACATGAGGTGATGGTTATGTCTGGTCTCTAGGTTGTCAATGAGAATTCACAGTCTGTGTGAAttggaaatataaacacattttaaagcaGACAGTCTGCACATCTGTCTATTATTCCCTGGGTGATGCTGTTTGCTTTATTAAACAGCTGCAGAATTCAATGTGGGTTAAACCCTTTTGGTTCTTGCTCAGACATCGCTAGCAAATTCTCAGAAaagcaataggctgtaccattAGCCTATGTCTGTAGATGAATATACTATCTAGGTTTTTGTAGTGTGttctgatgttcacacaatgatgaaatcgcctaataatgcatttctcagaatgtgtttTGTTGCCATAGGATGCATGACTGTTAAATTCCTGTTCTAGCCCAAAGATTCCGTGAAAACTTctgtgtaaaataaatttttccccCCAAAGTGATGAGGTGTAGAATTTACTGTGTTAATAGGAGGGAACTCTCACACTTACAAGTGCATTGTACAAAACCCCGTCTGCCCATGATGTACAAAATTTGTTCCTGAATGAGATCATTAAGTTGGAATCACACACCCACATATTTCCAGAATTCCATCCAATAAATTCACAAACACTTGAAAATCACAATACATATTTCAGGTAATGGGCCATAATAGATTATTTTAATTGtaagaaaatgtacaaaaaatttgcattttacaaattttctatttaatagcaATAAAATGAAGTGACACTAAAGTAGAAAAAAGCCTGAACAGTATGATTTCTTTGTATCAACAGTGAAGGGCTCCCTTCTATATGGAGTTCCCAAACAGTAAGTTTTCTTAATCCTGATCATCTGTGGCCAGTGTAAAAGAAAGGCCTGACAGGAAAAGTTAAGGAGCCAGCTGGGTAACTCCATATGAGGGAACTCTTGGTGACATTCAAAAAACTCACACTTCCACTTTCAAAATCAAGAAACACACCAACCCGGCCCAGAGGTTTCTCTATATAGTGAGGATACACTGGGGAGGTGGTCAAGAGACTGAAATGATTATCCACCTTCagacacaaaagaagaaatatgtcCTCAGAGTTAACCATTGTGCTATTCTTCCTTATCCGGGAGTCGTTACAGACTCCCAGAGCCCAGTCACAAGAGTTGTCCACATCCAGCTCCCAGTAGTGTTTCCCAAAGGAGAAGACCCTGGCTCCCCATGCAGCAAAATAGTCAGATCTGTCAGAATTCAAAGGTCCACGTCTAAACATCCAACTTCTCACATCCTCAAAGAGCCTGATATTGTGATTGGTTACTTCACAATGGAAAGAAATTTCCACTgtagaaaaaagagaatattccAGTGAAAATCAGTTTATAAATTCTTATGTTCAGATAAGAAAGAGATTCTCACTAGAAAACACAGGTCAAGATTAGAAAGAAACTTCTGTCTGGAAAAATGTTGAAATCAAAGGGTGTTAGGAGATCTGCACAAGTAAATGGCTAAACTAGGATGATCACAATTATTTCCATAAACTCAAAAAGTATAAAGGGGAGGAAGGTCATGTCTATGTCTCGTTTGCGACCTTTCATAACAACTGAAAAACTAGAAGCTCCTGCACTGCAGACAAGTCCATAGCAATAAAATTAACCTTCACTGTCTCCTCTCTgtcagggcagagcaggaggCTTTGGACAGGAGATAAGGTGGGCAGCCATTCTTAGTCCCAAATAAAAAAGTTATCACTTTCCAGAAATATTATGATCTGCCACTTAAGCTAGCAAATTCATACttaaagagaaaatctgaatcTGCCTTCTGAAAAGTGCAGATTCCTTGCAAGAATTATCAGACTTTCATGCCAGATTCAGGCACAGACTTCTTTTATTCTGCTGGATTTGTCATGATCTATCCTGGAGTTCTATCTAAGACCTCATCAACCACCAAATCCTGTTCCTATTGTTGACAGATTCTCAGTTTTTGCATTGTTATATAAGTTACTCATGTATGCTTTAGTTGATTAAAAAcatgattaaaattataaatgctaTGAAACTTcacctaaaaatgtatttttttaaaaaaaaacaacactgtcACTCAAATCAGTCGTTAACTGCACTGAATTTGAAATTGAAATGTCCTGAATTCAGTTCTGTATACTTCATGTAATAATTGTATACATGAAATTGTATCAGAGAATGGTTCCTAAAATCCTAAAGAGCCCTTctgcatgttttatttttctaagaaatttgTTATATGGCTGATTCCTATTACATTTCACCAGCTTTTATTTAGTTTTGTCTGTTTGATGATAGTgaaactataaatataaatacctaTTCACAGGCTATTTTCTTCTAGATGAAAGATCATTACACTGGGAAAGCTGCCCATAGAAAACCATAATTGAAGGCATTGCTTGTGGATCCCACCAACAGGGCCACACTCACCTCGGAAGCGGTTGAGCCTGTACACCAGTCCAGTGATGGCCCCTGCTGTGAGCTCTGGATTCACAGGCTGGGGCATGTGCAGCAGCACGGACTCACTCCTGCAAGGAAGTAGGTTGAGTTGGTTAACTTTCTGATGTCTGTGTTTAAGAAACAGATTCCAACAGAAAATGCTTCATTCAGGCTCACTTCTGATACCGTAATGTACCTCCACAACGCTAGGTTGGGTTTGTGGCTCTTAGGGAATCTTTCTAACTATTCACTCCATTTCTAACCTACTGCCACTGAAAGATAAATGCCTCTCTCCCTATCTGCCACCAAATAGTTTATCTCTAATTATGATTCTGAATCGCAAAAAGAGGCAACTGTATTCTAGCAATCTCTGCATTGCACTCTTCAAAACATAAACCCCTGAGTCACCTGGGAAAGTAAGAAAAGATTAATGTCTGATAAAAGGCATAGGTGACATTCATCATACCACATAAACACAtgactacacacacatacacacacaatcacaccgACACATTGTGGTGTTAGTAAATTATGTTTTCACTTTGTTGGGAACAGCTTGATGTTTTTCATAGCATGCCTTGTGCTCCAGTTTGCACTGATGGCCAAAAACATACCTTGCCACGATGTCTCCCAAAtcctgtagagagagagagagagaaaaaaatgacttctTTAGAAAGTTGTTATTCTTGTTGggtgaggtggttcacacctgtaatcccagcactttgggaggccaaggtgggtggaacacctgaggtcaggagttccagactagcctggacaacatggcaaatcccatctctactaaaaatatgcacacacacacaaatagtggggtgtggtggtgcatgcctttagtcccagctactagggaggctgaggcaggagaattgcttgaaccaaggaggcagaagttgcagtgagctgagattgggccactggacttcagtctgggtaacagaagaagactctgtctcaaaataaacacacaaaaaagttgtTATTCTGCCTATTTGGTCTTCAGGTTTTGAAAACTTTAGAATTACCACATACTATTACTGcaactcttttaaaatgtattgtcaTCTCTAACAATTATACCAGTAAGACCTATTGACAGTATGAATTTCTGATAAATTCAGGACCTTAAATTTGAGTGAGAGAGAAAGGTGTGAGTAGTGACTGCGCATTGCTGCAGCTGTCTACAACGTGGTCTTTTTCAGGGCTAGTCCCCAAAGTGTAATGTGGCTCAAATCAAGAGCATTTCAAACCTAGGAGTCccaaaaggaggaagaaggaaatgtcAGTTTTTCCATAATTTCTATGTATTATCCATTggagttaaaaatagaattttcacATGAAATTTTTTCTTCCAGAGTTTTAATGAAATGTGCTGGAGGAGGAAGCTTGTGGTAGAAAATGTTGTATGGAAAGCTAGTTGCACAATTCCATAAAGCTTCATTTCCATGGTTAGGGTAGGAGTTATAGTTCATCTCTATAACCGGTGGGAATGACTCTCACCGTCAGTGCAGGAGATGAGGAAATAATGTCTTTGGTACCCAATGGAAGGCAAAGATGTAAAGGTCAGCTAACACAAAGTGTCTCAAGGGGCATCCTCCGTTCTTACCTGGAGCAGCTCCACATCTGGTTTATGACACATTTCCATTAGTTCCTGATACATTTCTTTCAAGTGTTTACTCTTTTGATCCATTTTGACCCAACTTCTCTGGAGTTGCTGAAAAATCTCTTGGTATTCCTTGTTCAGTCTCTCTAaatgttgtttttcttccttatggAGAACCGGATGCAGCTTCCTATACTCATTCCTGATCATCTGTGCCCGTAAAACCACATTGCCCTGTAGGGATATGAATTTTGTAGGTTATATACCCAGGCCCACTTCCACCTCACAGAGCCCACAACTTCATCCTTCtcattccttcttttattttccatcCTTTACAAACAGGATGATGAGTTAAGCAAGACCTTCCTTCAAAATTTATGTAATTCATCAATTCCCAAACATCTGCAAAAAAGCCCTTtggatttaaatgtttaaatctaTGTCCTCTCAAATCGGAAATACCATTAGAAAACAACTAAAATTTATGATTGATTGTTCAGTTGTCATGGATAATACACATAATCTTTGTTAATTAGGTTGTTGTTTCAAATCTCTGTACTTCACAGCCTGAACAATCGCTCTTAGTAGAAATGTTTTTAGTATATTATAATCAGGATCAGAAGCCATCACACAAAAAGGATCTTAGTAAAAAATTTAACCCCCATCTCTCAAACCGACTACCTCTTTTCTGTCTCCTGTCTTTCTTCTGTCAAATCCATAGACTCTGTATTGCACTGCCATTCTAAGAACATTAATCCCCATTCCATTGTGTTTCTCCTCTCAATAATGACATATTTAGCCTCTCACTGCCCCAGTCATTTTTTATCCCTTCTCCTCAGCTTTTCCTCATGTTGCATTTTCTCCTACTTGGACTGGCATCGTGTGGGTCCTTTGCTATCAGATTTCACCAGCACAAGCACATTTCTTAAATTACTGTTCCCACCCAATTTCTTCCCCCTGGACAATATCATATTCACCAATAAATGCCTTTATTTCTCAATTATATACTATTTAATCAATATTTCATAATTCATTTTATACAGAAAACTCTGTCTGAAATACTTATTAATTTTAAGCACATACTTGCCCTtcagaatttatatttattttttacttatctgAAAAGCATTTACAGAAAACCTGAACAACCATTATATTGAACAGTCTGGTTGTTTTCCAGCCTATGAATAAACACATGACAAAATCTGGCATATGAGAATTTCAACTCAAGTTGCTAATATAAATGTTGTTAGCATGCCTGTCTCAAGCTGGTCAGGAGGACTCACGGTCTCATACTTACCCTCCAGAGGAAGGCTGTTCTTCTCTCCTCATATAGATTTCTCTGATTTTCTTGAATCTTTTTCCATAAAATCCTCATTTGCTTTAAGAGTTTCTCCTGCAAAAGAATTACAAGGTTGaacaacagaaagtcaaataccaaaGATTCCACAATCTGAGTGGTATACGCAGGCAAGGGatctaatatataaatacattagtGAGAGGAGAAAAAACCACAATTTTTCATTGCTCATCCTTAATTGATATTTTTCAGTTTGAGGTTTCAGAATGTAGAACAGTTTAGGGAACTGAAGAATGAAGATTTCCTGTAACCCAGCTAAATTAGTTCAGGGAAACATCCTGCTTCAGAATCCACTATGCTAGCCCCTGATTTTGTGGTGTGCTATTCCCATACTCATTTGTCcagtaatattaaatatatttccaaaatacatttctttgcaCTGGTAGTTTTGGTAGCTTTTCAGTGTCATTAGCATTGAACTGTAGAGTCAATAATAGTGACATTTACTTAATCAGTCTCTTTTTGGGTGCAAGCTCCATGAAGGAAGGTAGAGTTGCACATTTTATTCAAAATGTCATCATTGGTACctagaacagcacctggcactCAGTAAAGAATGGAGTAATCACCGTGATTCTCATCATCCTTCTAATCTCTTTAACTCTGCCACCCTCCAGCTTTCAGGTGATCACAGAGCTCTCTCTTACCCGGTGTTCCTCAGCTGCCTCTTCGATGGGATAGTGTTTGTGAGCCCCGTGCTCCTGAGAGTTGGAGCACAGCAAGCAGAGGAGACTCTTGTCCATGTCGCAGAACATCTTCTTTGTTTGCCTATGGGTCCCACATATTTGTTTCTCAGAGCTCAGGAATTGCCAGAGACTGGCTTTTCTGGCAATGGTCACTAAATTCTTCAGAAGAATATTGGTTTTGAAGTCCTTTTTCTGTGATGGTTCCCTGCATGCAGGGCAGTTGGCAGGACTTTGGGCTTCCTCCCAGGAAAGGCAGAGACAGGGCCTgcagaagctgtgcccacagcagaTGGTGACAGGGTCTACCAGGTAGTTCAAACAGATGACACAGGCGAGTTCCTTCTGGAAGGCATGTGAGAAGTCTGAGTCCATTTTCCTAAGGAAAGAAAACCACAAGAATTTAATCTTCTACCCTGGAGAGACAAAGATCCAAACAAAGTTTGAATCGGATTGTGATCGAATAATATCCTTTCTTTGTAGGGAAGTATAGGCTTTAATTTGCAatgacagaaataggaaaaatagaaaactaaggcacaaagaGACATCAACCTCTAGAAAAAGTGACTGTTCTCCAATCAACACATGACCAGCTTTCCAAACTCTACTTTCTTGCATGGAAGAATGTTGGATTTTTTGAGGTGTTAGTATCCACCAAATTGCTTGGGCTTCAAGGGTTTCATCAACCTGTAAACTCAAGGTTTGAGTCTTGAACGGTCTGAAAATCAGTAACACTCTTAATTGCCAGTGATTGGTTTAGAGAAGGAAAGCTAACTAAGCTCTTCTACTCTcgttattttatttaactctaaCAACCGTCCATAATGACTTTGCCAGAAGGACATTGCTTGAAATTGTTAGAGCAGAACTCATACTTTGACCCAAATCAGAAAAAGCTACCTTTACTCTCCAAGCAAAAACAGTCAAATCAAGGTAAGGTACCTCTCCAAGGTAAAGCTAAGAATCATTGTTTTCCTAGGCTGCTGTGTTAATTTAATCAACAAAAACTTTCTGGCATGTTTACTGTTCCTGGACAGTCTGTTAATTTGGGGATATACTGGTTAATATTACAACATCCTTAAAAGACAGACAATTaattaaatttacaaaaagaTAATGATAATTGAAGCATTATCATTACTCTTTCACACAGTCAGGAAAAGAGTAAGTATCATGCAATAATAGGCactagaggccgggcacggtggctcacgcctgtaatccgagcactttgggaggctgaggtggctgaggcgggcagatcacgatgtcacgagctcaagaccatcctggctaacatggtgaatccctatctctactaaaaaatacagaaaattagccgggagtggtggcagacgcctgtagtcccagctacaggctgggctggaggctgggctacaggctgaggctggagaatggcgtgaacccgggaggccgagcttgcagcgagccgagatagtgccacagcactccagtctgggtaacagagcaagactctgtctcccccccaaaacaaaaacaaaaacaaaaactaggcaCTAGACAGTAAGTCAGcgttttaaaagtatgttttgctaaaatacaaataaaaataaaaaccaagccAGGGaaggtgactcaagcctgtaatcccagcattttgggaggccaagtcaggcaggtTTTTTGAGCTCAGGAACTCTAGACTGGTGACACGGCAAAGTGTCCAGAtcatcctgtctctaaaaatacttatataaattaaaaaaaaaaaagggggaggagccaagacggccgaataggaacagctccggtctacagctcccagcgtgagcgacgcagaagacgggtgatttctgcatttccatctgaggtaccgggttcatctcactagggagtgccagacagtgggcgcaggccagtgggtgcgcgcaccgtgcacaagccgaagcagggcgaggcattgcctcacctgggaagcgcaaggggtcagggagttccctttccgagtcaaagaaaggggtgacggacgcacctggaaaatcgggtcactcccacctgaatattgcgcttttcagaccggcttaaaaaacggcgcaccacgagactatatcccacacctggctcggagggtcgtaggcccacggaatctcgctgattgctagcacagcagtctgagatcaaactgcaaggccgcagcgaggctgggggaaggggcgcccgccattgcccaggcttgcttaggtaaacaaagcagccgggaagctcgaactgggtggagcccaccacagctcaaggaggcttgcctgcctctgtaggctccacctctggggg
The genomic region above belongs to Gorilla gorilla gorilla isolate KB3781 chromosome 12, NHGRI_mGorGor1-v2.1_pri, whole genome shotgun sequence and contains:
- the LOC101134418 gene encoding tripartite motif-containing protein 43, whose protein sequence is MDSDFSHAFQKELACVICLNYLVDPVTICCGHSFCRPCLCLSWEEAQSPANCPACREPSQKKDFKTNILLKNLVTIARKASLWQFLSSEKQICGTHRQTKKMFCDMDKSLLCLLCSNSQEHGAHKHYPIEEAAEEHREKLLKQMRILWKKIQENQRNLYEERRTAFLWRGNVVLRAQMIRNEYRKLHPVLHKEEKQHLERLNKEYQEIFQQLQRSWVKMDQKSKHLKEMYQELMEMCHKPDVELLQDLGDIVARSESVLLHMPQPVNPELTAGAITGLVYRLNRFRVEISFHCEVTNHNIRLFEDVRSWMFRRGPLNSDRSDYFAAWGARVFSFGKHYWELDVDNSCDWALGVCNDSRIRKNSTMVNSEDIFLLLCLKVDNHFSLLTTSPVYPHYIEKPLGRVGVFLDFESGSVSFLNVTKSSLIWSYPAGSLTFPVRPFFYTGHR